GATGTATGATTCATATGGATCATATAGCAAGGATTcgcaaaataatttttgttcagAAGTAGTAGCAACACACGAGTCTACAGTATCATATAATTACTTTTCCTAGTACTCGTCCATTACCTTAAGCTTTATCACACCTGTTAGCGCTTACCATTATTGCAAGGTAagaatttcaatattatttgttttataaatttaatacaagaGTGTACATTATTGTTTATAgtatttgtaattgtttagaataattttgttcaCGACGTTCATGCTTACTCCATGAAaaacaatttacaaatttgaGCTCAATGTGCGATTAAACTGTGAAAAATATAGAACAAATTATTCAACAAACCAAAAGACTCAATGTTGCCAACACAAATCGAATATGCATGCAACGTAAATGACAACAAGACGATGATGTCAGTGTGGAAGATCAAGAGAATgtttagtttgtaaatcaaatttttaattcttgcCAACACTATTTATgtcatcaaatttaaaaaaaaatcgtatatgtgaaaataatccaaaaaaatatattaacgTGGGGAAAGACAAGGAAAGGGgaagagtaaaaaaattaggttttttgaaaaaataaagctTATGTCCATTTTATTTGTGTTGTCACGTGTACGTGTATAAATCTTATTTGTAAAAACGTGTGGTTATTAGGCTGTCTAGAATATAGAAATCCaacctaaatttttttattacaaccATACAACTTTTTACccacatattatattttcttggcAAAAACGAAGATATATCCACACAACGAAGTTAATTACGTATCTTTGTCCACATTTTTTTACGTcgccaaaaaaaattatcaacatAGAGCAAATTTCATGTAGTGGAAGGTACGTATTTTATTTAAccataatttagtttaattaaggTAGTTTTGAAGCATGTTAACtactaaataatttaattgtaatTAGAGTATAATTGATTCGTTATGTTTCGGTGCATGTTTCACTTTCCATCAATAATATGTCAAAACTGGATCatgttaaaaatattggtCATAGAAgttgtttattaaaaacttcgacatatttgtaattaaaaaaaaaaagagtaagtTTTATGAGTTGGAAAATTTATCTAAGAAGAAAAACcaacttcttctctaacttcaacttcaatatTCTCCcgattttatttcatttgtggtaagttttataatttcttttaataagttttttaatctttaactATTTTCGAAgctttaaatttgaaatatctcacttcaaataattattatactttatttaaGGTGATTTCATAAGTATCACAACGTATCCTACAACTAAAACGCACCGTTTCAGCTATCGAAGTTGCCGGAGTAATTGACGAAGCTCCGCCTCCTCCTCCAGTCCTACAACTGTCTAATGATCGGTTTCTCCCGCAACCTCTCCACTGTCTCCAAGCTTAGTCATTTACAGAACCTCCAAACACGGGGGTCGCCAAATTTCATTCCCTTTCCTCAGTTGCAACACCAGCGGAAGCTTTTAGAATGGCGACTCATGAGTATTCTTCACGACTGCACGCTCTTTTCTCAAATCAAGCAAGTCCATGCCCATATCATCCGCAACGGATTGAGTCAATGTTCTTACGTCCTCACCAAACTCATCCGCATGCTCACGAAGGTAGATGTCCCCATGGGTTCCTACCCacttttggtttttggacAGGTTAATTATCCCAACCCCTTTCTTTGGACTGCCATGATACGTGGATACGCGCTTCAAGGACTCTTGTCTGAATCTACTAACTTCTATACTAGAATGAGGAGGGATGGCGTCGGTCCTGTTTCGTTTACGTTTTCGGCGCTTTTTAAGGCATGTGGGGCTGCTCTTAATATGGATTTGGGTAAGCAGGTGCATGCCCAGACGATTTTGATTGGAGGATTTGCTTCTGATTTGTATGTAGGTAACTCGATGATTGATTTGTATGTGAAATGTGGGTTCTTGGGTTGTGCGCGGAAGGTGTTCGATGAAATGTCTGAAAGAGATGTGGTTTCTTGGACTGAACTGATTGTTGCGTATGCGAAGTATGGGGATATGGAATCTGCTAGTGGTCTGTTTGATGATTTGCCTTTGAAGGATATGGTGGCATGGACGGCAATGGTCACGGGTTATGCCCAAAATGGCAGACCAAAAGAGGCATTGGAGTATTTTCAGAAAATGCAGGATGTAGGTATGGAGACCGACGAAGTTACACTGGCCGGTGTCATTTCAGCCTGTGCTCAGTTGGGCGCAGTTAAACATGCTAACTGGATTAGAGACATTGCTGAAAGATCAGGTTTTGGACCTTCTGGAAACGTAGTAGTGGGATCTGCTCTTATTGATATGTACTCTAAATGTGGCAGTCCTGATGAGGCATATAAGGTTTTTGAAGTAATGAAGGaaagaaatgtattttcttatagttccATGATTTTGGGATATGCAATGCATGGTCGTGCTCATTCAGCTTTGCAGTTATTCCATGATATGTTAAAAACAGAAATCAGGCCAAATAAGGTTACTTTTATTGGGATACTTTCAGCCTGCAGCCATGCCGGTTTGGTTGAACAAGGCCGACAGCTATTCGCTAAGATGGAGAAGTTTTTCGGTGTTGCTCCGTCACCTGATCATTATGCATGTATGGTA
This is a stretch of genomic DNA from Cucumis sativus cultivar 9930 chromosome 4, Cucumber_9930_V3, whole genome shotgun sequence. It encodes these proteins:
- the LOC101203412 gene encoding pentatricopeptide repeat-containing protein At5g44230, translated to MIGFSRNLSTVSKLSHLQNLQTRGSPNFIPFPQLQHQRKLLEWRLMSILHDCTLFSQIKQVHAHIIRNGLSQCSYVLTKLIRMLTKVDVPMGSYPLLVFGQVNYPNPFLWTAMIRGYALQGLLSESTNFYTRMRRDGVGPVSFTFSALFKACGAALNMDLGKQVHAQTILIGGFASDLYVGNSMIDLYVKCGFLGCARKVFDEMSERDVVSWTELIVAYAKYGDMESASGLFDDLPLKDMVAWTAMVTGYAQNGRPKEALEYFQKMQDVGMETDEVTLAGVISACAQLGAVKHANWIRDIAERSGFGPSGNVVVGSALIDMYSKCGSPDEAYKVFEVMKERNVFSYSSMILGYAMHGRAHSALQLFHDMLKTEIRPNKVTFIGILSACSHAGLVEQGRQLFAKMEKFFGVAPSPDHYACMVDLLGRAGCLEEALDLVKTMPMEPNGGVWGALLGACRIHGNPDIAQIAANELFKLEPNGIGNYILLSNIYASAGRWEEVSKLRKVIREKGFKKNPGCSWFEGKNGEIHDFFAGDTTHPRSSEIRQALKQLIERLRSHGYKPNLGSAPYDLTDDEKERILMSHSEKLALAYGLLCTEAGDTIKIMKNIRICEDCHNVMCAASEITGREIIVRDNMRFHHFHNGTCSCGNFW